The sequence atttatttgttaacatATACACAAGTAGTGTCTCTATTTACTTAACTTAAGCCAGATAAATTGTAAGAAAATCACCAAGACTGGAATGatgaataaacaatattttgtgGCTGTCATTTAACAAAATTTATCAAATTATAGAAATATcacaaagtaaaaacaacaaacaaacagtgtaCGAAAAGTACAATTACCATGGTAAATAAACAATGAACTAAACTGCACTGTTAATAAGACATATTAACACTGGTCCTGTTGAACAAACCAGCAAATACTTAACAGTAGAATGGTGAAAATAATATAACCTTTTTTACATCTAATATGACAGCTATTATAAACATCTGTTTCACTTAACAGTAATTTGGGAAGCTAATGAGATAACTGAGGATGTGCTTTACTCCTGATAAGAGTTTCAAAGTCTGGGGTGATGGTAGACAGTGCTACCCTAAGATCACGCTCAATGTTCAGCCTGTTCCTTTTCTTTGACTTAAGCTGCACCAAAGAAGAGAAGCCACTTTCGCACAGATATGTAGTGCTGAATGGTTGGATGGTTTTGATCGCACGAGTGGCGAGGGACGGATACTCAGAAAGTGCTTCACGGCACCAAAACTGGGAAAGGCTTACCTcactgaatttctttttcaGCGTCTTAGCACATGACAGCTCCACCAGCTGATTCTCTTCGTTGCTGGGCAACGTGACGCTTTCCATGTCGATTCCAAAGGGATCGCGTATCCAGGGATCATCTTCATGTTTCTCGGGGAAGTAGTCATTAAACCGAACTTGCAGTTTACTAAGATGTTCCGTGATAGTTTTCTTCAGTACAATTTTTCCCGCGATATCCAGCTGTTGTGTTTCATTGCAAGTGTTGGGAAACATGTCTAGTCTGTCTTTATTAACGTGTTTTGTCCACAGTTCAATCTTCTTTTTAAATGCAGCAACTTTGTCACTCTGCTCAAAAATATTGTGCCCTCTCCCTCGCATGGACACGTTTAATGTGTTGAGGTGCTCGAACACATCAGCAAGATAAGCAACTCGTGCGAGCCAGATTTCGTCATTAAATAAATCGGCATAAGGAGAGTTATTTTCTGAAAGGAAGACAGCGATTTCTGTTTTAAGTTCGTAAAACCTTGCCAAAACTTTTCCCCTCGAGAGCCAACGAATTTCGGAGTGGTACAACAGCTGTACGTGTTCAGAGCCCAGGTCTTTGCACAGATTTTTAAAACACGGGGAGGTCTTAGCACTTCGTTTAATGTGCTTCACTACTTTGACGACTTCTTTTAACATCTCATCAAGCACTGGCGCCATATTCTTTGATGCTAATGCCTCTCCATGCAAAAAGCAGTGATTCCAGGTGGCATTTGATGCCCTCTCAAGAATTCTCTTCACCACCCCTGAGTGTTTTCCTGTCATAGAGGCAGCGCCGTCAGTTGTGATTCCCACACAGTTTTCCCAGCTCAGGCCCAATGATCCCAAATACAAATCCACAGTACTGAAAATATCCTCTGCTGTTGTAGTGGTGGGGAGATCTCTGCTGCAGAGAAATTGCTCCTCCAAATCCCCTTCCCATACATATCTCACATAAACAAGTAAAGTTGCATGATTTGCAATGTCTGTGGATTCATCCATCTGCAAAGCGTAATAAGCACTTTCCTGTATATGAGCTGTAGTTTGTTGTTTTACGTCAtcaccgcggtgaagttagtttgatattcagacattagacagacattcggaagcggtagtttagggaccatcgacaaatttctgtacgactggaaaaaaaaacactatttcttcaatagcttctaggtcatgtgaccctgtgacccagatctagtaccaaaataatctacttggacacctccacagggtacacctctttgtatcccaaaaaatctcttcttttatttttaatttaatttttatttaaaaaaaacactatttcttcaatagcttctaggtcatgtgaccctgtgaccccaaactagtaccaaaataatctacttggacacctccacagggtacacctctttgtatcccaaaaaatctctttttttatttttattttaatttttatttaaaaaaaaaaccctactatttcttcaatagcttctaagtcatgtgaccctgtgacccaaatctagtactaaaaaaaatctacttggacacctccacaaggtacacctcttcttttcccaaaaaatgtcttcattgatttttattcatttgtttattttcttcatttgtttaactcctctcttctttaaataaacaagtcatttctTATCACGATTACACAccgttttttattgttattacacaatagtcttcttaaacacacaagcagtatttccatattttttttctggctgtttgaagctgcaaagtgTCCATTCCCACACACTGTGCATGCATCCagaaagaaatgacactctgctacaatgtaaagtagtgagtgtacagcctgtgtaacagtgtaaatttgctctCCCCTCAAaagaactcaacacacagccattaatgtctaaacaaaAGTGACACTCCTAAGTGGAAATTTTGGGCCCAAATTGGGCCcgaagtgtcaatattttgtgtggccaccattattttccagcactgccttaaccctcttgggcatggagttcaccagagcttcacaggctgccactggagtcctcttccactcctccatgatgacatcacagagctggtggatgttagagaccttgtgctcccccaccttccatttgaggatgcctcacagatgctcaatagggtttaggtctggagacatgcttggacagtccatcacctttaccctcagcttctttagcaaggcagtggtcatcttggaggtgtgtttggggtcgttatgtccttagtctgcttgtcttcagcaaactgtatgcaggttttcttgtgcatcatctttagtagaggcttccttctgggacgacagccatgcagaccaatttgatgcagtgtgtggcatATGGTCtcagcactgacaggctgaccccccaccccttcaacctctgcagcaatgctggcagcactcatatgtctatttcccaaagacaacctcgggatatgacactgagcatgtgcactcaacttctttggtggaccatggtgaggcgtgttctgagtggaacctgtcctgtaaaaccactgtatggtcttgcccaccgtgctgcagctcagtttcaggtcttggcaatcttcttatagcctaggccatctttatgtagagcaacaattctttttttcagatcctcagagagttctttgccatgaggtaccatgttgaacttccagtgaccagtatgagagggtgtgagagtgatAACACCAAATATAACACACCTGCCCCCCATttacacctgagaccttgtaacgctaacaagtcacatgacaccggggagggta comes from Hemibagrus wyckioides isolate EC202008001 linkage group LG02, SWU_Hwy_1.0, whole genome shotgun sequence and encodes:
- the LOC131369948 gene encoding protein FAM200A-like, which translates into the protein MVQQVKREYKLLWSLDVLAAVLRYRLLDFIKESAYYALQMDESTDIANHATLLVYVRYVWEGDLEEQFLCSRDLPTTTTAEDIFSTVDLYLGSLGLSWENCVGITTDGAASMTGKHSGVVKRILERASNATWNHCFLHGEALASKNMAPVLDEMLKEVVKVVKHIKRSAKTSPCFKNLCKDLGSEHVQLLYHSEIRWLSRGKVLARFYELKTEIAVFLSENNSPYADLFNDEIWLARVAYLADVFEHLNTLNVSMRGRGHNIFEQSDKVAAFKKKIELWTKHVNKDRLDMFPNTCNETQQLDIAGKIVLKKTITEHLSKLQVRFNDYFPEKHEDDPWIRDPFGIDMESVTLPSNEENQLVELSCAKTLKKKFSEVSLSQFWCREALSEYPSLATRAIKTIQPFSTTYLCESGFSSLVQLKSKKRNRLNIERDLRVALSTITPDFETLIRRLKLKSTGQQLSRIDFAYPCTWCFSPPEWVCDEEYLGFPATMWGLGVLLFHLICGHLPFNNEDEIVYRKMDFAPGLSEAIWMSTVVLRLVKKHVQEMLKAMDLHPGLLLSFVSSNPEAVACTKELDLLYTEKCTASMCSSIKTH